DNA from Sphingomonas psychrotolerans:
GAACCCCCGTTCAGCCTCGCGCCGGCTCTGCGACAAATCGCGACACAATAGGACGAGCCCTGGGACACTCCCGCGACAGCGGCGTTCGATAACGCCCTTCGACCGCAGCGCGGTCCCGTTTCAAAGGAGAGTACCATGAAGAAGTTCTCGCTCATGCTCGCCGGCCTCGGCATCGCCGCCGCGGCTGTTCCCGCCACCGCCATTGCCGCTCCGGCGCCGCACGCCGCGAGCTATCAGGCCGGCTGGCAGAACATCAATGCGCGCCAGGCACGGCTCGAGGCGCGCATCAATCAGGGTATCCGCTCGGGTGCGCTGAGCCGCCGGGAAGCGACGCGGCTCAAGATGCAGTTCCGCGAGCTCAGCCGGCTCGAGGCGCGCTATCGCGCCAGCCGCCCGGGCCTGACCCTCGCCGAGCGCCGCGATCTCGATCGCCGCTTCGACGCGCTCTCGGCGCGGATCCAGATCGAAAAGCATGACCGCAATGGCCGCCGCGGCCACTGAAGCCGGCTGACGGTTGATCAAGACGGGCTCCGCCAGCGATGGCGGGGCCCGTCCCCGTCTTGGCCGGGTGCCGACAAGCCATTGCGCTCAATAGAAAAAATAGGGCAGCATTTCAGACACATCGCACCTACAATGGGATATGGCCAGCTTAGCCCAGACCCATGCCGATTCGGCGACGTTGCTCGTCGTGGACGACGATCACGACATTCGCCATCTCCTCGCCAACAGCCTCGGTGCGCATGGTTTCCGTGTCGAGACCGCGGCCGACACACGCGGCATGGATGAAGTGCTCGCGCGCACGCCGGTCGATTGCGTGATTCTCGACGTGATGATGCCCGGCGAGGACGGGCTTGCCGCCTGCCGCCGCATCGCGCGACGCGACGGACCCGAAATCATCCTGCTCAGCGCGCTCGGCGAGGAGCAGGATCGGATCCTCGGGCTCGAGGTCGGCGCGGGCCATTATCTGCCCAAGCCGTGCAGTCCGCGTGAAATCCTCGCCACCGTGCGTGCGGCGCTGCGCAAGCGCGGAATCGGCCCGGCGCCGGTGAGCGAGGTCTATGGCTTCGACGGGTGGCGGATCGATCTCGGCAGCCACGAGCTGTTCGATCCGAACGGCGTATTGGTCGGCCTCACCGACGGCGAGTTCGCGGTGCTACGCGTGTTCATCGAGCGGTCGCGCCGGGTGCTCACGCGCGAGGCATTGCTCCAGGCCGCGCGCGGACCCGATTCGGACGCCTATGATCGCGCGATCGACGTGCAGGTCAGCCGCCTGCGCCGCAAGCTGCGCGCCGGCGGCGACGAGATCATCCGTACCGTGCGCAACGAAGGCTATTTGTTCGTCCCGCGAGTCGCGCGCGCATGATCTCAGCCGGGAGCGCGGCGCGTTCGCCGCTGTTCCTGCGGATCTTCCTGTTGATGCTGGTCTGCGTCGCGGTGGTCCAGCTGATGAACCTGACGCTGCTGATCGCGGTCCAGACGCCGTCGGCCAAGCTCTATACGGTCGGGCAGGTCGTCCATGCGATGCACGGGCGCGATCCCGGTGGCGAATTGCAGGTCGAGCGACTCGCGGCGGTCGAGCCGGCGGCGTGGAACCCGCGCGGCGAGCGAATCGAGGCGGCGCTCGCCACTGCGCTCGGCGTTCCGGCGACATCGGTTCGCATTAGTTTCCCAACGCCGTTCCTGCAGCGCGAGCGGGTATTCCAGCGCACGGCGGTGCCGCGGCCCGCGCCGATCAGCCCCGCAGTGGCGCGCGATGTGATCCTGATCGGGGATTTCGCGGCAGCATGGCGCCAGCCTGACGGGCAGTGGCTCCGGGTCGAGCCGGTCGAGGGGTTCGAGGCGTGGCGCTGGTTCGTGCTGGCCTGGCTGATCGTTTCGGCCGTGGCGGTGGCGCCGTTCGCCTGGGCGCTCGCGCATCGCTTCGCCAGGCCGATCCGCGCCTTCGCCGCCGCCGCCGAGCGGCTGGGGCGCGATCCACGCGCGCCGCCGCTCGAGCTCGAGGGTCCCGGCGAGATCGCCGAAGCCGCAGCGGCGTTCAACACGATGCAGGCGCGGCTCAATCGCTATGTCGACGATCGCACCACGGTGATGAGCGCAGTCGCGCACGATCTGCGTACCCCGCTGATGCGGCTAGGTTTGCGGCTCGAGGCCGCGCCCGACGATCTGCGCCAGGCCTGCGAGGGCGATATCCGCGACATGCAGGGGCTGGTGTCGACGGCGCTCGCTTATGTCCGCGAGACCAGCCAGCCGCCGGTGCGCCGGCCGCTCGATCTGCGCTCGCTCGCCGAGACGGTGGTCGACGATCTCGCCGATCGCGGCGAGATCGTGACGCTCGCGCCGGGCGAACCCCTGGTCCTCAATGCCAATCCCGCGGCGATCAAGGCGATGGTGACCAATCTGGTGATGAACGCCGTCAAATATGCCGGCGGGGCCGAGGTGTCGCTGGCCCTGATCGACGGCCATGCCGTGCTCGACGTGCGCGATTCCGGACCCGGTATCCCGGCGGAAGATCTCGATCATGTCTTCGAACCCTTCTTCCGCGGCGAGCGCTCGCGCAATCGCGATACCGGCGGAGTCGGCCTCGGCCTGCCCAGCGCGCGGGCGGTGGCGCGCGCGCATGGCGGCGACGTCGCACTGGCCAACAGGGAGGGCGGCGGACTGATCGCCACGGTCCGCCTGCCGGTCTAGCGCGCGGGGGCGGCTATCGCGCATACGACCATGAGTGTCTTTCGCCTGCCGCCATCCTCATGATAGCGCTACCCTCGGAGAGAGGAGAGGATGATGAGGAACGGGCAAAGCCGTCGCGAAATCTTGGCCAGTTCGGGCGCCGCGTTGCTGGCGGCGACGCTGCCGGCGTGCGGCCGCGCGCAGGAGCCGCCGAAGCGCAAGCTCGGCTATGCGATCGTCGGGCTGGGCAGCTATGCCACCCGCCAGATCATGCCGCGGCTGAAGGATTGCGAATTCGCAAAGCTCACTGCTCTGGTCAGCGGCACGCCCGAGAAGCTTGAGCGCTTCGGCACCGAATATGGCATTCCGAAAACGCATCGCTACAGCTATGCCAATTACGACAGCATCCGCGACAATCCCGATATCGACCTGGTCTATGTCGTGCTGCCCAATTCCCTGCACGCCGAATATTCAATCCGCGCCAGCCAGGCGGGCAAGCACGTGCTGTGCGAAAAGCCGATGGCGGTGTCCTCGGCCGAATGCGAGGCGATGATCGCCGCGGCCAAAAAGGCCGGCAAGAAACTGATGATCGGTTATCGCAGCCATTTCGAGCCCTATAACCGCCACGGCATTTCGCTGGTGAAGAGCGGCTTTATCGGCCGCCCGCGGCTGATCACTTCCGAGCACGGCTTCAACGCCCAGCCCAATCAGTGGCGGCTCGATCGGCCGCTGTCGGGCGGCGGTTCGATGATGGACATCGGCATCTACAGCCTCAACGCCGCGCGCTATCTCGCGGGCGAGGAGCCGATCGAAGTCAGCGCGATGGAATCGACCGACCGCAGCGATCCCCGCTTCCGCAATGTCGAGGATCGGATAGACTGGCAGATGCGCTTCCCCTCGGGCGCGCTGGCCGCTTGCGTTTCGAGCTACAGCTCGAACCACAATGCATGGCGGGCGACCGGAACCGAAGGCTGGGTAGGGATGGAGCCTTCCACGCCTTATGACGGCCACCAGATGTGGACGCGCAAGAAGGGGAAGACCGAGCAGGTGACCTTGCCGGCGCCGGCCAAGAACCAGTTCGTCGCCCAGCTCGATCATCTCGCCGAATGCGCGATCAGCGGCCGCGAGCCGATCGTCGCGGGCGAAGAGGGGCTCAAGGACATGCGGCTGATCGAGGCGATCTATCGCGCCGCGCGCGAGGGCAAGACGATCCGGGTGGCGAAGGCCTGATGCCCGAGCCCTGGTACACTTTGGCGATCGTCGCCGCGAGCATCGCCGCGGTGATTTTCCTCGTCCTGCGTTTCAAGCTGCAGCCGTTCCTCGTGCTGCTGCTTGTCGCGCTAGTCACCGGGCTCGCATTTGGCGGCGAACCGCAGGCAGTGATCGCGGCGATCCGCAAGGGCACCGGCGAGGCGCTCGGCTTCGTGGCAGTGGTGATCGGGCTCGGTGCGGTGCTCGGCGGGCTGCTCGAGGCGAGCGGCGGCGTCAACGCCATCGCCCACCGCCTGCTCGACATGTTCGGCGAGAAGCGCGTGCCCTGGGCGCTGACCGCAGTGGGCATCGTGGTCGGCGTGCCGCTGTTCTTCGACGTGGCGTTCATCATCCTCGCGCCGTTGCTCGCCACCCTGGCTATCCGCGCCGAACGCCGGGTGACCTATTTCGCGCTGCCCTTGCTCGCCGGGCTGATGACGATGCACGCCTTGCTGCCGCCGCACCCGGGGCCAGTGGCCGTCGCCGAGCTGATCCATACCGATTACGGGCTGCTCGCTTTCTACGGGCTGATCTGCGGGATACCCTCGGCGCTGCTTGCGGGGCCGGTCTTCGCCAAGATGTTCCATGGCGCGCCCGGTTTCGGCGATCAGGCGCCGCCGCCGATGCTCGACGAAGGCGCGCCGCAGACCAACGCGATCGGCTTCCTGCCGGCTTTGCTGGCGATGCTGTTCCCGCTGGCCCTGATCCTGATCGCGGCGGTGGCGGGGCAGGCGATGGCGCCGGGGCCGGCCAAGACTTTCCTGCTGTTCCTCGGTCACCCCTTCACAGCACTGATGCTCGCCGCATTGTCGGTGACCGGCTGGCTGAGAGTGCGCGAGCGCGCGCCCTGGGCGACGCTGTCGAGCATCATGACCCGCGCGCTCGAGCCTGCCGGTCTGATGGTGCTGATCATCGGCGCGGGCGCGGCATACAAGGAAGTGCTGATCGAATCGGGGGCGGGGCAGCAGATCACCGCGCTGGTCACTGCCGCGCAAGTCTCGGTGCCGGTCTTCGCCTTCCTGCTCGCGGCGTTCGTCCGCATCGCGCAGGGATCCGCCACGGTCGCGATGGTGACCGCCGCGGGGCTTGCCGGGCCGCTGATCACCGCCGCGGCGCTCAGCCCCAGCCGGATCGCATTGGTGACGATCGCGATCGGCGGCGGCGCGACGATCGCCAGCCATGTCAACGACACCGGCTTCTGGCTGGTGAAGCAATATCTCGGGCTGACCGAGGCGCAGACCTTTCGCAGCTGGACGATCGGCGCGACGATCGCCGGTCTGACCAGCTTCGGAATCGCGCTGCTGATCTGGCCGTTCGTGTAAAGAGAGGGATATGACCATGGCCATCACGCGCCGCGCCGCGCTCACCGGAATCGCGGCGCTTCCCTTCGTCCCCATGCTCGCCCGCGCGGCGAACGTCGGCGGCATCACGCGCTTCGATTCCGCGCTCGATGCCGTAATCGACGTGAACACCCCGATCGAAGTGCTCGGCACCGGCTATCGATGGGCCGAGGGGCCGGTGTGGGTGAAGAAGGGCGGCTATCTGCTCTTCTCCGACGTTCCCGCCAACATCGCCTATCGATGGAAACAAGGGGGAGCGATCGCGCCGTTCCTCACCCCGTCGGGCCTGGCCGGGCCGATCCCCGCCGGCATCCGCGAGGCCGGATCGAACGGCATGACGGTCGATGCGCAGGGGCGGCTGATCATCGCCGATTCGGGGACACGCGCAGTCGTCGCGGTCGATCTCGCCAGCAAGCGCCGGACGATCCTCGCCGAGCGCTACGAAGGCAAGCGCTTCAACAGCTGCAACGACGTGGTGGCGGGCAAGAGCGGCGCGCTCTATTTCACCGATCCGCCTTACGGTCTCACCGAAGGCGACACCTCGCCGCTGAAGGAGCTGGCGTTCAACGGCGTGTTCCTGCGCACCGCCGACGGCAGGATCCGGGTGATCGACGAGACGCTCAAGCGGCCCAACGGCATCGCCCTTTGCCCCAAGAAGACCACGCTCTACGTCGCGATGTCCGACGAGGCGCGCCCGCAGATTCTGGCGTATCCGCTCGGCGCCGACGGGCTGCCGCGTACGGCCCCAACCGTCTTTCACGATTTCAGCGCGCCGCTCGCGCGCAAATTGCCCGGCCTGCCCGACGGGCTCAAGGTCGACAAAGCGGGCCGGCTGTTTGCCAGCGGCCCCGGCGGCATTTACCTGCTGTCGCCCGAAGGCAAGGCGCTGGGCCTGATCGCCACCGGCAAGGCGATCGCCAATTGCGCGTTCGGCGAGGACGGCAAGACGCTGTTCCTGACCTCAAGCGACATGCTCGCGCGCGTCCGCCTGAAGAGCCCGGGCTGGTGAAGCGGGGAATCGCCCCCTAGATCGGAGGCATGTCCGAACCCGAGGCGATTCCCGCGGCTACCGTGATCGTGATGCGCGAAGCCGAGGGCGGGCCGCCCGAG
Protein-coding regions in this window:
- a CDS encoding response regulator: MASLAQTHADSATLLVVDDDHDIRHLLANSLGAHGFRVETAADTRGMDEVLARTPVDCVILDVMMPGEDGLAACRRIARRDGPEIILLSALGEEQDRILGLEVGAGHYLPKPCSPREILATVRAALRKRGIGPAPVSEVYGFDGWRIDLGSHELFDPNGVLVGLTDGEFAVLRVFIERSRRVLTREALLQAARGPDSDAYDRAIDVQVSRLRRKLRAGGDEIIRTVRNEGYLFVPRVARA
- a CDS encoding ATP-binding protein, giving the protein MISAGSAARSPLFLRIFLLMLVCVAVVQLMNLTLLIAVQTPSAKLYTVGQVVHAMHGRDPGGELQVERLAAVEPAAWNPRGERIEAALATALGVPATSVRISFPTPFLQRERVFQRTAVPRPAPISPAVARDVILIGDFAAAWRQPDGQWLRVEPVEGFEAWRWFVLAWLIVSAVAVAPFAWALAHRFARPIRAFAAAAERLGRDPRAPPLELEGPGEIAEAAAAFNTMQARLNRYVDDRTTVMSAVAHDLRTPLMRLGLRLEAAPDDLRQACEGDIRDMQGLVSTALAYVRETSQPPVRRPLDLRSLAETVVDDLADRGEIVTLAPGEPLVLNANPAAIKAMVTNLVMNAVKYAGGAEVSLALIDGHAVLDVRDSGPGIPAEDLDHVFEPFFRGERSRNRDTGGVGLGLPSARAVARAHGGDVALANREGGGLIATVRLPV
- a CDS encoding Gfo/Idh/MocA family protein, which gives rise to MRNGQSRREILASSGAALLAATLPACGRAQEPPKRKLGYAIVGLGSYATRQIMPRLKDCEFAKLTALVSGTPEKLERFGTEYGIPKTHRYSYANYDSIRDNPDIDLVYVVLPNSLHAEYSIRASQAGKHVLCEKPMAVSSAECEAMIAAAKKAGKKLMIGYRSHFEPYNRHGISLVKSGFIGRPRLITSEHGFNAQPNQWRLDRPLSGGGSMMDIGIYSLNAARYLAGEEPIEVSAMESTDRSDPRFRNVEDRIDWQMRFPSGALAACVSSYSSNHNAWRATGTEGWVGMEPSTPYDGHQMWTRKKGKTEQVTLPAPAKNQFVAQLDHLAECAISGREPIVAGEEGLKDMRLIEAIYRAAREGKTIRVAKA
- a CDS encoding GntT/GntP/DsdX family permease, which encodes MPEPWYTLAIVAASIAAVIFLVLRFKLQPFLVLLLVALVTGLAFGGEPQAVIAAIRKGTGEALGFVAVVIGLGAVLGGLLEASGGVNAIAHRLLDMFGEKRVPWALTAVGIVVGVPLFFDVAFIILAPLLATLAIRAERRVTYFALPLLAGLMTMHALLPPHPGPVAVAELIHTDYGLLAFYGLICGIPSALLAGPVFAKMFHGAPGFGDQAPPPMLDEGAPQTNAIGFLPALLAMLFPLALILIAAVAGQAMAPGPAKTFLLFLGHPFTALMLAALSVTGWLRVRERAPWATLSSIMTRALEPAGLMVLIIGAGAAYKEVLIESGAGQQITALVTAAQVSVPVFAFLLAAFVRIAQGSATVAMVTAAGLAGPLITAAALSPSRIALVTIAIGGGATIASHVNDTGFWLVKQYLGLTEAQTFRSWTIGATIAGLTSFGIALLIWPFV
- a CDS encoding SMP-30/gluconolactonase/LRE family protein gives rise to the protein MTMAITRRAALTGIAALPFVPMLARAANVGGITRFDSALDAVIDVNTPIEVLGTGYRWAEGPVWVKKGGYLLFSDVPANIAYRWKQGGAIAPFLTPSGLAGPIPAGIREAGSNGMTVDAQGRLIIADSGTRAVVAVDLASKRRTILAERYEGKRFNSCNDVVAGKSGALYFTDPPYGLTEGDTSPLKELAFNGVFLRTADGRIRVIDETLKRPNGIALCPKKTTLYVAMSDEARPQILAYPLGADGLPRTAPTVFHDFSAPLARKLPGLPDGLKVDKAGRLFASGPGGIYLLSPEGKALGLIATGKAIANCAFGEDGKTLFLTSSDMLARVRLKSPGW